A genomic region of Dehalococcoidia bacterium contains the following coding sequences:
- the hemB gene encoding porphobilinogen synthase, with the protein MTTRIATEAFQRFRRLRRTEGLRALVRETTLDPGDFVYPIFIAHGHGLREEIPSMPGQFRLSPDMLAAEAKELRSLGIGAVLLFGIPKAKDDVGSEAYAPDGIVQQAIRALKDADPDLVVITDVCLCEYTDHGHCGVVVDGEVDNDRTLPLLARMALSHVEAGADMVAPSDMMDGRVAAIRHALDEAGYAHIPIMAYSAKAASAFYGPFREAAESAPQFGDRRGYQMDPANGREALREIEADVAEGADIVMVKPALPNLDIIVRARQRFDLPIAAYNVSGEYAMVKAAARMGWLDERRITLEVLTAIRRAGADIVITYHAKEAARWLAG; encoded by the coding sequence GTGCGCGAGACGACCCTCGACCCGGGCGACTTCGTTTACCCCATCTTCATCGCTCACGGCCACGGCCTGCGCGAGGAGATTCCCTCCATGCCCGGTCAGTTCCGCCTCTCGCCCGATATGCTGGCCGCCGAGGCGAAGGAGCTCCGCTCCCTGGGCATCGGTGCCGTCCTCCTCTTCGGCATCCCCAAGGCCAAGGACGACGTGGGAAGCGAGGCCTACGCGCCCGATGGCATCGTGCAGCAGGCCATCCGCGCCCTGAAGGACGCCGACCCCGACCTGGTGGTCATCACCGACGTCTGCCTGTGCGAATACACCGACCACGGCCATTGCGGCGTGGTGGTGGACGGGGAAGTGGACAACGACCGAACTCTGCCGCTGCTAGCCCGCATGGCCCTCTCCCACGTCGAGGCGGGGGCGGACATGGTGGCGCCCTCGGACATGATGGACGGGCGGGTGGCGGCCATTCGCCACGCCCTGGACGAGGCGGGCTACGCCCACATACCCATCATGGCCTACTCGGCCAAGGCAGCCTCCGCCTTCTACGGCCCCTTCCGCGAGGCGGCCGAATCGGCCCCCCAGTTCGGCGACCGCCGCGGCTATCAGATGGACCCGGCCAACGGCCGCGAGGCCCTGCGGGAGATCGAGGCCGACGTCGCCGAGGGCGCCGACATCGTTATGGTCAAGCCCGCCCTGCCCAACCTGGACATCATCGTCCGGGCGCGCCAGCGCTTCGACCTGCCCATCGCTGCCTACAACGTCAGCGGGGAATACGCCATGGTCAAGGCGGCAGCACGCATGGGCTGGCTGGACGAGCGGCGCATCACCCTGGAGGTGTTGACGGCCATCCGGCGCGCAGGGGCCGACATCGTCATCACCTACCACGCCAAGGAGGCAGCCCGCTGGCTGGCGGGCTGA
- a CDS encoding HAD family hydrolase produces the protein MPVTRLRRRRQPLLEGVEAVAFDGYGTIFDYSEADFIATFAELLAAQGIEADAAELWRYFLQAARRLRSENHHRPVYLRFLEAWTRQFEDSFRRLGVQGDARAAALFVRQRLSEARVHPEVPQVLSALAPRYRLALLSNADNDFLTAALERNGLHFDIVVTSELAGALKPDPRIFQVLLDRLGLPPQAVLYVGDNPLPDVLGARRAGLRVAWLDREGRRRPRSVPAPDLKVRSLLELLPALGLGNG, from the coding sequence ATGCCAGTCACCAGGCTTCGGCGACGACGCCAGCCCCTGCTGGAGGGCGTGGAGGCCGTGGCCTTCGATGGCTACGGCACCATCTTCGACTACTCGGAGGCCGACTTCATAGCCACCTTCGCCGAGCTGCTGGCCGCCCAGGGCATCGAGGCCGATGCCGCCGAGCTGTGGCGCTACTTCCTGCAGGCCGCCCGTCGCCTCCGCAGCGAGAACCACCACCGGCCCGTTTACCTGCGCTTCTTGGAGGCCTGGACACGACAGTTCGAGGACTCCTTTCGCCGCCTGGGTGTGCAGGGCGATGCGCGCGCGGCCGCCCTCTTCGTGCGGCAGCGCCTGTCGGAAGCGAGAGTCCACCCCGAGGTGCCGCAAGTGCTGTCGGCCCTGGCCCCCCGCTATCGCCTCGCTCTCCTGTCCAATGCCGACAACGATTTCCTGACAGCAGCGCTGGAGCGCAACGGACTCCACTTCGACATCGTCGTCACCTCGGAGCTGGCGGGCGCGCTGAAGCCGGACCCGCGCATCTTCCAGGTCCTTCTGGACCGGCTGGGACTGCCTCCCCAGGCAGTGCTCTATGTGGGCGATAATCCCCTGCCCGATGTGCTGGGGGCGCGCAGGGCAGGCCTGCGTGTGGCCTGGCTGGACCGGGAGGGGAGACGACGCCCCCGCAGCGTGCCTGCTCCCGACTTG